Proteins from a genomic interval of Thunnus thynnus chromosome 5, fThuThy2.1, whole genome shotgun sequence:
- the LOC137183583 gene encoding leucine-rich repeat-containing G-protein coupled receptor 5-like isoform X1, protein MMHLLVFVLSSVEVVEAGGSSRDCPPPCRCEGDGMLQHVDCVDVSLRDVPSNLSSFTSSLWLAGNNLTEIPKDAFTGLIGLRELTLQNNHLKRVPSEAFENLRNLRSLRLDANFISHLPAASFKGLSSLRHLWLDDNVLTAVPVVALSDLTQLQALTLALNNIRHVPDRAFAALRQLVALHLHDNHIRSLGPRCFDGLHNLEILDLSFNKISSFPAAVRRLKNLRDLNLQNNNIAVVPENVFTGNPSIQTINIWNNPVHTVGHSAFQLLPELRTLFLSGSITELPDFTGTNRLETLSITGSHISFLPSSICEELPNLQTLDLSHNLIQSLPSFSRCRKMQNINMHHNSVHETNPGTVQQMKEFRSQVADQLFDLQSCVFLHCVKLTSLQENNSPPTCCLDLLHLSVCLLFILSVTLNLLVLVSGFLSSSVLGPPSSPRLLALLFWFRLLSGVSGTCILMVDCLCEFNLQTDPGRGLVSFLFALSSEACVFLMMVVVFENLRCVQVTCAVCCSFTLAVASSPALLLLFNTSCFLFMTVTHLSRRRREEDVMLNLRGVRDEALMLTFLLLTNTVLSLSAYLLRLPALLSPGVSTSAVLLLISALPSCLDPLLFIVFSPCFAPEFQSFQSSVTGTVARRGQRTATLTAHLQKDAANK, encoded by the exons ctggcTGGCAGGAAACAACTTGACAGAAATCCCCAAAGATGCTTTTACAGGTCTCATCGGTCTCAGAGAGCT AACGCTGCAGAACAATCATCTAAAGAGAGTTCCCTCCGAAGCGTTCGAGAACCTGAGGAACCTGCGCTCTCT GCGTCTGGATGCAAACTTCATCTCTCATCTGCCGGCTGCCTCCTTTAAAGGCCTCTCGTCGCTGCGTCACCTGTGGCTGGACGACAACGTCCTGACGGCGGTTCCTGTTGTTGCTCTGAGCGACCTGACGCAGCTTCAGGCTCTGACCCTCGCCCTCAACAACATCAGACACGTCCCCGACCGAGCCTTCGCCGCCCTCCGCCAGCTGGTGGCGCT tcatctccatgacaaccacATCCGCTCTTTGGGGCCAAGATGTTTTGACGGGCTGCACAACCTGGAGATCCT AGATCTGAGCTTCAATAAAATCAGCAGTTTTCCTGCAGCCGTCAGACGACTGAAGAACTTAAGAGACct AAACCTTCAGAACAACAACATCGCAGTCGTCCCAGAAAACGTCTTCACTGGAAACCCTTCGATCCAGACCAT aaacatctggaaTAATCCCGTTCACACTGTGGGACACTCGGCCTTCCAGCTGCTGCCGGAGCTCCGGACTCT ATTTCTGAGTGGAAGCATCACTGAGTTACCAGATTTCACCGGGACCAACAGACTGGAAACCCT GTCCATCACAGGAAGCCACATCTCCTTCTTACCCAGCAGCATCTGTGAGGAGCTTCCCAACCTGCAGACGCT GGATTTGTCACATAACCTGATCCAGAGTCTGCCCAGCTTCAGCCGCTGTAGAAAGATGCAAAACAT AAACATGCATCATAACTCCGTACATGAGACGAATCCAGGAACCGTCCAGCAGATGAAGGAGTTCAGATCACA agttgcagatcagctgtttgatcTCCAGTCCTGCGTCTTTCTTCACTGCGTCAAGTTAACGAGCCTGCAGGAGAACAACA GTCCCCCCACATGTTGTCTGGACCTGCTGCACCTCAGCGTctgcctcctcttcatcctctccgTCACTTTAAACCTCCTGGTCCTGGTCTCCGGCTTCCTGTCCTCCTCGGTGCTTGGACCTCCGTCCTCGCCGCGCCTCCTCGCTCTTCTCTTCTGGTTTCGTCTCCTGTCAGGTGTCTCGGGCACCTGCATCCTCATGGTGGACTGTCTCTGTGAATTCAACCTGCAGACTGATCCAGGACGTGGACTCGTGAGCTTCCTCTTCGCTCTCTCCTCTGAGGCCTGCGTCTTCCTCATGATGGTCGTGGTGTTTGAGAAcctcaggtgtgttcaggtcaCCTGTGCGGTCTGCTGCAGCTTCACTCTGGCTGTCGCTTCCTCACCTGcgctactgctgctgtttaacacttcctgcttcctgtttaTGACCGTCACTCACCTGTCCCGCCGCCGCCGGGAAGAGGATGTGATGTTAAACCTGAGAGGAGTCCGTGACGAAGCCCTGATGTTGACCTTCCTCCTCCTAACAAACACCGTGCTCTCCTTATCTGCCTACCTGCTGCGCCTCCCCGCCCTCCTCAGTCCAGGTGTTTCCACATCTGCAGTGCTGCTCCTCATCTCAGCGCTTCCTTCCTGTCTGGACCCGCTGCTCTTCATCGTCTTCAGTCCTTGTTTCGCGCCAGAGTTTCAGTCTTTCCAAAGCAGCGTGACAGGTACGGTGGCCCGGAGAGGTCAACGCACTGCAACTCTGACAGCACATTTACAAAAAGAcgctgcaaataaataa
- the LOC137183583 gene encoding leucine-rich repeat-containing G-protein coupled receptor 5-like isoform X2: protein MSEVHDRVITGRRLDANFISHLPAASFKGLSSLRHLWLDDNVLTAVPVVALSDLTQLQALTLALNNIRHVPDRAFAALRQLVALHLHDNHIRSLGPRCFDGLHNLEILDLSFNKISSFPAAVRRLKNLRDLNLQNNNIAVVPENVFTGNPSIQTINIWNNPVHTVGHSAFQLLPELRTLFLSGSITELPDFTGTNRLETLSITGSHISFLPSSICEELPNLQTLDLSHNLIQSLPSFSRCRKMQNINMHHNSVHETNPGTVQQMKEFRSQVADQLFDLQSCVFLHCVKLTSLQENNSPPTCCLDLLHLSVCLLFILSVTLNLLVLVSGFLSSSVLGPPSSPRLLALLFWFRLLSGVSGTCILMVDCLCEFNLQTDPGRGLVSFLFALSSEACVFLMMVVVFENLRCVQVTCAVCCSFTLAVASSPALLLLFNTSCFLFMTVTHLSRRRREEDVMLNLRGVRDEALMLTFLLLTNTVLSLSAYLLRLPALLSPGVSTSAVLLLISALPSCLDPLLFIVFSPCFAPEFQSFQSSVTGTVARRGQRTATLTAHLQKDAANK from the exons ATGTCTGAAGTACACGATCGTGTCATCACAGGGAG GCGTCTGGATGCAAACTTCATCTCTCATCTGCCGGCTGCCTCCTTTAAAGGCCTCTCGTCGCTGCGTCACCTGTGGCTGGACGACAACGTCCTGACGGCGGTTCCTGTTGTTGCTCTGAGCGACCTGACGCAGCTTCAGGCTCTGACCCTCGCCCTCAACAACATCAGACACGTCCCCGACCGAGCCTTCGCCGCCCTCCGCCAGCTGGTGGCGCT tcatctccatgacaaccacATCCGCTCTTTGGGGCCAAGATGTTTTGACGGGCTGCACAACCTGGAGATCCT AGATCTGAGCTTCAATAAAATCAGCAGTTTTCCTGCAGCCGTCAGACGACTGAAGAACTTAAGAGACct AAACCTTCAGAACAACAACATCGCAGTCGTCCCAGAAAACGTCTTCACTGGAAACCCTTCGATCCAGACCAT aaacatctggaaTAATCCCGTTCACACTGTGGGACACTCGGCCTTCCAGCTGCTGCCGGAGCTCCGGACTCT ATTTCTGAGTGGAAGCATCACTGAGTTACCAGATTTCACCGGGACCAACAGACTGGAAACCCT GTCCATCACAGGAAGCCACATCTCCTTCTTACCCAGCAGCATCTGTGAGGAGCTTCCCAACCTGCAGACGCT GGATTTGTCACATAACCTGATCCAGAGTCTGCCCAGCTTCAGCCGCTGTAGAAAGATGCAAAACAT AAACATGCATCATAACTCCGTACATGAGACGAATCCAGGAACCGTCCAGCAGATGAAGGAGTTCAGATCACA agttgcagatcagctgtttgatcTCCAGTCCTGCGTCTTTCTTCACTGCGTCAAGTTAACGAGCCTGCAGGAGAACAACA GTCCCCCCACATGTTGTCTGGACCTGCTGCACCTCAGCGTctgcctcctcttcatcctctccgTCACTTTAAACCTCCTGGTCCTGGTCTCCGGCTTCCTGTCCTCCTCGGTGCTTGGACCTCCGTCCTCGCCGCGCCTCCTCGCTCTTCTCTTCTGGTTTCGTCTCCTGTCAGGTGTCTCGGGCACCTGCATCCTCATGGTGGACTGTCTCTGTGAATTCAACCTGCAGACTGATCCAGGACGTGGACTCGTGAGCTTCCTCTTCGCTCTCTCCTCTGAGGCCTGCGTCTTCCTCATGATGGTCGTGGTGTTTGAGAAcctcaggtgtgttcaggtcaCCTGTGCGGTCTGCTGCAGCTTCACTCTGGCTGTCGCTTCCTCACCTGcgctactgctgctgtttaacacttcctgcttcctgtttaTGACCGTCACTCACCTGTCCCGCCGCCGCCGGGAAGAGGATGTGATGTTAAACCTGAGAGGAGTCCGTGACGAAGCCCTGATGTTGACCTTCCTCCTCCTAACAAACACCGTGCTCTCCTTATCTGCCTACCTGCTGCGCCTCCCCGCCCTCCTCAGTCCAGGTGTTTCCACATCTGCAGTGCTGCTCCTCATCTCAGCGCTTCCTTCCTGTCTGGACCCGCTGCTCTTCATCGTCTTCAGTCCTTGTTTCGCGCCAGAGTTTCAGTCTTTCCAAAGCAGCGTGACAGGTACGGTGGCCCGGAGAGGTCAACGCACTGCAACTCTGACAGCACATTTACAAAAAGAcgctgcaaataaataa